The genomic window TTATTATGTAtaaactaaaatctaaaatttaaaatattaaattaataagatTAAGATTAAGATGTGGTTGTACCAAGATGTCGACTAAGGCTATTATCTACAAACATTTTATATGTAAATCACTGTGTAATTAGAAACCTCAAGAACAAGTATAAAAATTGTTGTAACTAACATTTTCGTATACGTCAAGGCAACAGACAGAAATCAGTCGAGATCTTTAATCCTGTGTTATAGTTTTAATAATTTCTGTTAATTatcaaatattaatattaatgtcTTAAAACAACTATTAATTTTATCGCGTTGCTTATATGCTTGCTTGCAAGGGCGGCGATCGTTTCCTCTTCTTAGCCGTGTATCCCGTCATCTCTCCATCAACGGCAGGGAACTATATAAAGGTCTTTTGAACGCCCGTTGATAAGCGGAAGAGAGTCCCCGAATCCGTGGCTCCTGGATTCGATGGCGGCGACCGAGCGGAACCGGGCGGAGCCCAAATCCCACTCCGTCTTCGACCTTGCCCCGGATTTCTTCGACTTCTGCCGTCTCTTCCGCTCCGGCCTTCCTCGCCTCCCACCTTGCGCACCGTCGCCGCCGCCGGAGCCCGGCGACGCCTCCCCGACCGAAAGAAGCGCgggtaaggaaggggaggaaaagGTCGATTCGAAGGGGGCGGGGAGAGGGGGAAGGAGGTGGCGCCGAGGTGGACGTGCAACACCTGCAAGGCCGAGTTCGATTCCCTCCAGGACCAGCGATCCCACTTCAAGTCCGACCTCCACCGCCTCAATGtaagctctctctctttctctctcgccCCCCGTCCCTCCCTCCTCCCCGATTCAAATTATAGGGTAGAGAGTGGGGGACTGATTGTTCCTGATTCCTTCCTTTCGTAAAATCCCAAGAAGACTAAGGATAAGGACGGAGGGAACCATGAGCAGTTGAAAGATTAGATTAGGTGGAGCCTGTTtgctattttattgaaaaaatggAGGTAGAATGATCGTGTAATCAAtgacgaatttttttttttatcatatattgtgagataattattgaaattttgaTCTCTTGTCTTGAAATTGACATGTAATGCAGGCTTCGATCATTCTCCTGAAGAACAGAAACAATAAAAAGCTTACTACGATGATGGACATGTTTTGCTAGGAAGAAGTTCGTTTCTTGGAGTTATATATCTGTGTTGTAACATACTAAGAAAACTAAGCGTATGCTGCATTGAGGTTATTCATATTGACGAATGTTCCTTGGAGTCATTAGATGGGATTATAGCGGCATGGCGTATAGTTTAGTCCAAAATATTCATTACATTAAAGTTTCATGTTAACCATAACATTGAAACAAACTGTTCAATTTCCTTTATTAGATGTTCCTAGAAAAAAGAACTGCACCTAGAGCTTAGAAATCATTTCTGTTAAAGAATGATTATAAGatgaataaaaataattgaatataTATGTTTCTTGTATACAGAAACAAATTTATCTGTGTGTGTATAAAAGCAGCATAAATTGATATAAACTTGTCCCTCTTGCTTCTTGCCGCAAGTAGACAGAGGAGACTTGAAATATTCGTGTCTATGTTTGTATCTAAGAACAGCTGCGAGCTGCCATGCTGCCCAAGCTCTAATCCTAACACTACAGCAAAATTGTGTCTGATCTGTGATCAAGGACTATGTGTGTGTCATTTCTTATGTTCCTCTGCTGGAACCCTGTCAGATCAGCATTCTCGCCGATCTGTGTTTTGTCTAGGCTTCACCTCTGTGTTATTGCAGTCTTGCTCAGCGGTGCCCGTGTCTGCAAAAGGGAAGGCAATAGTTACAAGTACATGAGATTGTTTTGTTGGTTTTTGGAAAGAACCAGAACCACCTGAAGATCTTTTGGAGAAGGCAAATGATTCTCTTAAGCCTGCAAGTCTTTGGATGTGCCCCTTAATGGGAAGCTAGTGTTGTTAGAGAATAGCCTATTGCGTGAGAACAGTAcaacaattttttttagattttgagATACACTGATAGAATTTGAAGGCTAAAATTGAATGGTTCTCATGTTGATATCAGTTTACCAGAAGTAGGGGGGGTGTTTAGTTTGCGACTgaaattggaatcgaaatcggaacggATTGGAATGGGAATTGGAATGGCCATATCCCTCGAAATGTTTAGTTCACGACtggaattggaatcggaatggagATTTGAATCCTTAAGGCAGAGGTAGGATTGGGTCTTAGGGGGATTAggccattcccattccaccctGGCATTGGAATCGGAGTGGGACTCCCTCCAACTGAatagttggaatgggagtcacccattcccATTTCCATTCATAGCCCCAACTCCTCCCAAGCAAACACCTTCTAAACGTGATAGGAAGTGTTGGTCTAACTTGGAATGGATCATATGGTATGTACTGTTCCACAGGCAGTGCCATGATACAAGTGTTAATTTTGGCATTAGTTGGCTTGAtatcatatgaccgatattgGCCTAATTCATAAGGTAACTATATAATTTAGGTAAGCTTGATATTACACATGCCTGTATACATCTATTATGCATTTCACTTGCCTCCAGGTATATTCATCTGATCTTCAAAGAATTGTGTCAGCTTCTTGATGAAATTGGATGCACTTTTGGGCCTTAACAGGCAATCAGCATGTTTCTTTAGAATTGTTGGAATGCTTGATTTTAATGTTTAAGTCATGTCTACATTCAGGATTAAAAAGTTTCAGTGTGGATAAATTGAGAAGTCCTAGCATATCTCAGTGTATGGATCTTACATCTTTTTCACACTTGTTATTGTGCTTGCTGTGTTGGTTCATTTTCAAGAAGCGCCATGAGATGGTATCATGTGCACGCCGTGGTAGCCCATGATTGCTGTTGAATGACACAAAATTACCTAATTCAGCATTGGTGTAGCTGTATAGTTAATTCTTTAAGTCTTCCCCCACGGTTCCCAATTCCCCTAAAATTAGAAGTTTTTTAAGAATGTTAGATATGATATAACATTCAATTCTTCTGTTAAAATGAGTCAGGTGCCTTTTCTAAGGCATAAAGAAATGTACAATCTTCTATTTgacatatttattatttgattccAAGCTAACTTTGTAGGCTTCACTTGACTGTGTTGTTGTGGTTTAAAGTTTGCTCAAGTTCGGATGAGGGTATTAGCGCTAGACTCTTAGTAATAAGATCATAGGATATGTATTGCACGAATCTTCATTATGTGCATGATTGATGAACTTCCCATCACTTAGTGGAATTCTTTATATAGTAAAGAGAGGATAAGTGATAAATCTCTATGAATACTATTCCGTATCGGTCCAAACCGGCCATATATCCTATATCATACTGTATCGGCCGAAAATCAGTTCAGTTCAGGTCAGTTTTTCAAAAAATGGTTTAAATCGGACCGAACAAGTTGGTTCGATACGGTATCGGCCCGAACCATCCAACACCAGACGGTTTGGTCTGGTGCGGTGCAGTAGGGTACTGGTTCggcttgattttctttttttttttttattggatggatttttttttcaaccgttggatgggattttttttgaattttttattgtcggtacggtatggtacaaTACTATACCGTACCGACCAAGAATCGGTACGGACCTCGGTACCGGTTCCTAAAATCTTGCTCTATGTGACCTAAGATATGGTAGGATGGTCTCAAAGTCGAATCAGAAACATGAAAGAAGTTAGGTCATTAGCTGAGCTAATGAAATCCATCAATTTCCTCTTCTTTATTTGTTTATTTTCTCTTTCGTGAACAATCTTGTTTGAGAATTTTCTTTTGGTCTCAGGTTAGACTTGTTCTTTTCTTCATTCCTCTAAGGAACCTTATTTTTCTTCTGATGATAATCCTAGTTTCAAATTTGCAGGAACTAGTTTTCTTAATTCTGATAAACGTGGTTATGTATGTACAACAATGCCTATGATTTTTTGCCGCCTTTATCATCAAGTGCTTTTAGTTTACCTGCAGGGCATATTGATTATTCTGCAATGGTGCTGAGATTAAATAAAAGTCTTTGAATATGAACTTGCTCTGCTTGAGACAATCTAGTCTGATTCTGATTCCTCCCATGTAATTCTTTTGAGACTATAATGGAGCTCTTTTGACTTCTTGACTAGTTTTCTTCATGAATGTCCAACACATGCATTCTTCTTTTAAAGCTGGAGACCTTCTAGCATATTTATCAATTAATGCTTTCATTTGGAAATTTTCAGTAAGCTTTATATGGTGATTGTTCTTATTTTCTTGGAATTACTTTGAATAATAATGTGTACATGACAACTTTGTTTCTTTATTCTACATTTCTGCTTGTTTTCTTTTTGAAACTATAGCATATAATTGATGGATACATACATTTTTGTTGGCAGTTTAATATAttgtcttttcttctctttttggcaaATTTCAGAAACTAATTTATTCTTGGTACAGTCtacttattttcttctctttttgtctGTTGTAGGTTAAGCTGAGCATAGCTGGTAAAAATACTGTCAAGGAAGAGGACTTTAGTGAGTTGGATGGTGATTCTTTATTTGAAGACCTTGATGTATCTAGTATATCGGGATCAGAAGATGAGTTTGAAGAGGGGTCTATTTCAAACACTGGCATGCTAgcaaaaggaagagaaggagtTGCACAAAAATTGTATTTCCATCTCCATTCAGGAGATACAGTTTCTGTTTGGAGATGTTTGCTtttggatgaatctgaagatctTCAATTCAGGGGTAATCAGTCAGTCCATACAGGAAGTGCTGGATATACATCAAATATAGAGGAAGACAAGTTAATAGATAAATTGAAAGGTTTGGTCTGTGAACCTCGAGATAAAACACACTTAAGGATTGTTTTGCTAATAAGTGGGGGACACTTTGCTGGTTGTGTTTTTGATGGGAACTTTATCATCGCCCATAAAACATTTCACAGGTTGGTGGAAAACTTCTTGATATCACAATTAAATAAATGATTTGTTGTATAGCTTACTTAGAAAATTAATAAGGGTGCCCCTGTTGTGCAAAGGCTCCCACCATTGCGGAGTTTGGGCAGGGTCAGATGCATGCAGCCTTACCCCTATGTGGAAAGACTATTTCCATGTTAGGAACCCTAGGTCACTGGGGCAACCTTGCTGTTGTGCCAGGGCCAGCCCTTAGGTTgctacatatatgatatataatatatttcTTATGCTGCAATGTCTGATATAGATTATCTAAAGTAAGATCTAATGAATCTAAGTGATTTTAAATTATTCATATGGTGTGGTTATTTTCTTATATAATTTATATCATCTTGTACAATTACTTTATTATGTGGACCATCCTGGTCGGTAGATTGTTAATTAAAAGAGTTATGCCCTTGATATTTGCTGGTTGGCCTGTTATGAGAAATCGAACTCTATGGACCAGATTGGATCAACACGAACCGTTTAAATCATGACTCTATAACAGAAGTGTTAGTACTAAAACATGTCAGTCAAGGACTTTTGATCTTTTTCAGTAAAGCAACGTGTACAGGTATCTATGAAGGGCTTATCGTTGTCTTCAGATATCCAAATTAATTAATGAAGCTTCCCTTTGAAAGGTTGGGTGCTATACTTcttttgtgatcatcatcacattTTAGTTCTCACCTTGTGTGAAAACATGAACCCAGAATTAGAGCATGATGAACACGTAGTTCCAATCATGTTATCTTTGTTGACTTCTGCCCCTTCCGGTTGTTCCAAGCTTGAGAGGTGGTTCAACTTTAATTGAATTGGTTGATACATTTTTGGGCTTTCATCTTCATAATGTAAAGCCTTTATGTTGGTGAAATTGTTTAGATGCTCTTAGGTTGTCTGTCATTTATTATCATTTCATATGTGACACATTAGATTTAAGCTTCAGGTCTGGTTATACATTAATGGGATTGGATGTCCCAAAACTGCCAAAAATACAGTTCTTATTGTTTATATTTTCGAACTCAATTATTGAAGTCCACCAATTATTCCTCCTTGCATATACTTGCAGATATGGATCAGTGTTGAAATTTGGAACCTTTATTTGAGCAGTTGTTAGCACTttgatttctttttgttttgaaGCTGCACATTTACTTGGTGTTTTTTGAGTTGCCCTTCAGCTTCTGCTATCGATCTGCAGGTATGTTGTTAGGGCAAAAGCTGGCAAGAAGCAATCTGCTAAAGATGCAACTGGAAAAGCTGCAAATTCAGCTGGTTCGTCTCTTCGCCGGTATAATGAAGCTGCACTTAAGAAGGTGCTATAACATAATCAATTTTCTAGGTCTCATCCTTGTTTACCATATCCCGATTTTATCTATCATGCACTATTGATAAAATGCAGTTATTAGGAATGATTTATCAGAATCGTGACTGACTAGTTTACTTCTGCTAGTTAATGTTCATTCTTCTGTGCTCAATGAAAATCCAGTTATTTAATGCTTCATGATTCTTAGTATCTGCTATTATTCAAGTTGTAACCATAATAGAAACTTCAACACAGTCTTGATACAGTGCTTGTCCCCTTTTTACATGCTCCATGAGTTAAACAGCAAACTTTGTTCTGCAGGAAATTCAAGAATTGCTTGTGACTTGGAAACCATACATTGATTCCTCTCAATGCATTTTTGTTCATGCTCCATCAAAAAGCCGTCAGATGCTTTTTGATGTTGAGAAGCCTCAACTTCGAGTTCAGAGCTGTCGACATGTCCCTTTGACAGTCCATAGGCCCACCTTGAAAGAAGCTAAGCGAGTATATTACCATTTGACATGCATGGCCTATGAGGTAAATGAGAACACCAGTCGAGAGGAAGACTTACCTTCATATATGGGTGATCATAGCAGCAGCATGCAACAATCAAATGAAATGCAGTCAGGAAAGCAGTTGGAAATCAAGGAAACCTTTTCCGGATCAAGTTCGGTTGCTGAATATTTGCCAGCTAAAGGTGACATTGTGAATCCTCCATCTAATAGAGATGAGTCAACACCCCTACATGAGGCAGCAAAATCTGGTGATGCTCAACGAACCCTGGAGCTTCTTGAACAAGGTTTGGATCCTTGCAATAAAGATGCAAGAGGTCGGACTCCATATATGTTGGCAACAGAGAAGGAAGTCAGAAATACTTTTAGAAGATTCATGGCTTTAAACCTTGATAAGTGGGACTGGCAAGCTGCAAATGTGCCCAGTCCATTGACAAAGGAAATGGAAGAATCTCAGGCAGCAAAACAAGTATTTTTCATGGTTCCCTGTTGTAGACCAAATAGTCTGCACACTACTATTTTCTTAATAAATTATCTTCTCTACAGCAACATCCCTATACTCACATATAACCTATGCAGAATAATGAATAAAATGGTCGATGCGTCTTAATTTTCCTAAAATTTGCATAGCATTCTGATAATTAACATATCTTTCCTAAGCAAGGATGTTCAACTGTTATTTTGATGATCTTCAAATCATGTATCATGTATGATGATATTACCATTGCTTAAATATTTTGGGAGAGGCCTTTTTTTTGTTATTTCCATATGAAGAAATCTAAATCCAGTTCAATGGATATGTAGGCAGAGAAGGATGCCAAGAGGAAGGCCAAAGCAAAAGAGTTGAAGAAAGTGCGGAAGGCAAAAGAAAAAGTGAAGGTGTATTTTACTTCCATAGAGATAATTCATTCTAAATCGGAGATACATTTTAGTGGTTATTGGTGATCTTGCTTCATGTTTTGTATATCCTCATTTTTCAAGAGAATTTTCGTGTTGTGTCCTTTGGGCTTGGATTGCTTATTCATTATAGCATATGCCTTATGGACATCCATTTAGTGCCCTTTTGGCTTGGATTGCTAATTCAAACAGATGTATGCCATATAGACATCCACGACTGAACTCCCAAGTGATGCGACGCTGGAGGGAGATAAATAATCAATAACAAAATGGTTCATTATAGCCAATGAAAATGACATGGTGAGTGATTGCTAGTATTTCTTGTTTGATTGTTTGCTTCTTGTCTTTGCAACTGCAGCTGCAGGCACAGGAAGCCCTTAATCGGCCGCCACAATCCAATGAGGCCATGATGATTTCTAAGGAGGTCGTAACatgataaaattataatgaatCTGCTCTTCTTGGTGTGCAACTAAATTACCAATCTAAGCTTTGAATATGTTATTTTCAGGAGGAACAGAGAAGGGCACTAGcagcagagagagagaaaagagcagCTGCAGCAGAGAAAAGAATAGCAGCTCTAAATGCTTGTCTAGCCaacacaacagcagcagcagcaccaAGTAGCGCGGATCCCAAAAGCGGAGCCAGCATTACAGCAGCACCGCCGCTTCACTCGGAGAAGAAAAGTGGAGTGAGCGATATTACTTGCTCGTGTTGCAATGCCTCCTTGGCTGGGAAAGTTCCATTCCACAGGTATCATTACAAATATTGCAGCACCTCATGTATGCATGTTCACAGAGAGATGCTGGAGAGTGGACAGACCTAAACCttttttattttagatagttTGTTGGTATGGCTGTCTAGTTTCGCCTTGTCGATTAACATCTAGTTTTCACTGTTATTCATCTAGCCATGTTTATGTAATCAATCAATCAATGGAATAATTTGGATGCTGTTTGCGTCTTTTCTTTGAGACCTCGTAACAACTGGATGCTTTGTTTGCGAAAATGAAAGAGAGGTGAGGGGATTTAAGGACCCATAGCTTTTTATGTAAGAAAACTTCCCGTAGCTTTCTTATGCAGCAATAATGGCAGTCTCGATAAACATGGGCCTGTGTGATAATGctgctatttttatttttattgctttaACAAGTcgccatttttatttttatttctctaaCAACACCGTGTCCAGGGGGGTCTCTCTTTTGCTTTACGTTTGATGGcctaatctttgtttttgttctcTTTTATCAAAAGTAAAATGTGTGAACCTACTGCTTAACCTACTATAGTAACTTCATTGCTTGGAGGTGCTACTAATGATATTTATAAGATTGCAAAACCCATTTTTGAATTGTTTTCTTCTTTTGTTATAATAATCATTGTTGATGATTACAATTACAAAAAAATTGTTAGCAATAATCAACGGCATTGTTACACCATTCACTATTTTAATGAATATAAACTATCTGAACTAATATCTTCTAGCTATTGGAgatatgaatctaaaataatatcaTATTCAGTAAACCCGGTCCATTTACATACCGCTTGTTATGATGGTTAAATATCGTTGTTATTATGGGCATAGACTTTTATGTAATAGCCATCATATATATTTATTGGATAACATATTATTAATGCAACTAATATAAGTATCCATTAAAACAATTACCATCTAAAAGCATGCTTAGCAGAATATGCGTTTATAATCAGGAAGAAGAGAATACAAAAGTGATCAGTCCAACTAtggtataatttttattatataagagaggtggatatttttccCCTCATCATGAAACCTATCATAGCAATTTAATCGATCTGGTTTAATTTCTCACCACAGGCTTGTAGGTCTTCGTTTCAGCCAGTAAAAGAATACATGATAAGTTTTGATGGCAAGATAAACACTAGAAGACATATTTCAAGAACATTTTTCGTTTAACGAGGTGGATTTATTTATGATAGTAGAAGGCACCCAACCACCTTCATGAGGGATGCATCCCTCGGGCACGAGACCTTTTGTCGTGGGCTACTGGGACGGCGGGTGGCAAATGCAAGGCTGACTAGCGATCGGCCTCGCGGTGAATGAAAAAATGCGACATGGGCAATGCGCTAGAAGGCGATGGGCCTCGTGGTCAATGAAAAAAATGCGATGTGGGCAATGGGCCGCGCTTGGCACGGCACAGCGATGGGCCTCATGGTGAATGAAAAATACGACATGGGAATTATCCGTGCCTGTCGTGCGAGGTATGATCCGTTTAAACAAAACTCTGCCCTGACACGGCCCAAAGTCCTAAGGTGGTAGGCCATGCCCGGCATGGCCTGTTAGGCCCATGggcttatttttttaatttttttttaaaaaaatatctgacacGGCCCGTAACGACTACTTCCCCTAATAGTCAATTTTTAATCCCCAACAGCAGCTCGTTTTaagaataatttgaaaaaataaaaaatttagatttttataaatACCCTCCTCCTCTTCCATTTTCACTACACCAAACtaattctcctctctctctctattactatttcttcttctctcttccagcaatatttaattagcaatttaatttttagtttgatTATATATTCAAATGCTACATAAGAGGAGAATTAGTCCATCTATTAGAGATCCTTATTGAGGAGCACAAGAGCAAGCTCACAAATCTCTGCTTTATCTTTactcaatttctccttgtggttagtttttaatatttacattcatcatatttagatatggtaTCTTTTGATGAGAATCATTTGAGCATTCCTTCTGTTTCTGAGGAGGAAAAAACTAATGTTCCTAATTCCTTTGAAACTAATAGCGAAGGTTAAACCTCTTTCGATAAGAGGACTAGTGCTGTATGgactaatttttataaaattatggtTGATGaagtcttaaaaataaaatataaaaaatatatcaaattatatagttGTACTAGTAGTGGAGGAACTGACTATTTGAATAGACATCAAAAGTCATAGGATGAGTGATTCTCATCTTCAAAGCACCCTTAATACACAAGAGGATAATCTTGTAGGTAATTTTGCATATAACCATCAAAATCAAAGAAAAGCACCCTTAAAATGAATAATTAAGGATGAACTGTCTTTTAGTGTATGTGagtttctaaattttaaaaatatgttcAATTGATTCTACAATCTGCTTATAGAAGAACTAGTAGACATATATTTAGAAAAGTGGCTATTACTAATTATTTAGCAATGAAACATAATTTGATAAAAACTCTCATTGTCCTAAATGCAAAAGTATCATTAACTTCTGATGTTTGATCAACATCTATAGATGGTAATTATTTTATTGCTATTACTGGTTATTACACTAATAATGATTGGTAATTAAATATATTCTTGCTTTTTGTGCTTTTAATTTTCTACATTCTGGACAACAAATCTCTAATGCTATTTACCAAATTCATACTCATATGGCATTAATGACAATTATGTCTATTAGTTTTGACAATATATCTAATAATAATTATGTTGTCGTATTATTCAAGGACTCATTGCATCCCATTCTAAATGAAAATTTACTGCATATTAAATCTCTCTATTCAAGTTGGCATAGGTATAATTCAAGatgttattataaaaattaaaaatataattttttttattcagatTTCAGGAGCAAGAATTCAAGAATTTAAATAACTGTATGTGGATCATGGTAAacactttaaaaaatttaaacttgatgtgGTTACTCGTTGGAACTCAATATATACTATGATACATGATGTATATCCATATAAAAACTTATTAAGTGTGTATATTAATGAGCATAGATTAGGCCTTATATTGATTAAAAATGATTGGAACAAAGgcaaaattttgaaagattttttagttAATTTTTATAATGCCACTAATGTTCTTTCTagtatttattatctattttttatttatatttacaaTAAACATATATCATTAGCCAACAATTTGCACAACATaaatatgatgatattttaatgCATAATTTAGCTGTTGTATTTGATCCACATATTAAATTGGATGATGTGCTAATTTTACTTGATGCATATAATGAAAATATGCTTAAAGATTCCACACCCGTTAAAGCTGTGGTAATCCAACTTCTTTATGATATTTATGCTTTATATGATGAAAAGATTCGTGAACTAAATTACCAACATTAGCTTCATAaagctcctcctcttcttctaatACTTCTCATtcatcatctatttttttattcattgcaCGTAGAAAATATGCACATAATTTCAGTTTTTCTACATCTTCATCTTTAAGCAATGGACTTGAATTTTATTTACAAAATGATCTTCGATATGCGTATGAAGAAAACCAAATAGAGAGTCTTGATGTGTTAGCTTGGGGGAAGAGTGTTAAAAATCAATATCCTATTATATTTATCATTGCACGCGATATCTTAGGTGTGTCGATGTTCATAGTAGCATCGAAATCTATTTTTAGTATGGATCGATGTATTCTTGATGAAAAGAGAAGTAGGATGATCGGTGACACAATTGAGATACTCCTTTGCTTCAAAGATTGGTTGGATACcaagaaaaattttaagataaagGTGGATATGACACAACATCCGATGATGACGATACAAATGCTGCCGACGATCGATAAgatttttatcatttatttttaattcttatatttctttttttttttttggaggtgaGTCACCGCTATTTCTTCTCCTTTTCCATTGCATTCTGGAGGTCAGACCTAGCCCTCCTCCCTCCTttgtatcattttgatttttattaataaaCTGATAAAGGTCCATGCTAAACCCCTCACCATTACAAGGTGGCTTTttgtttttacaaaaaaattcaaCATCCcctcattttttttatatttacttactaatcttttttaatttataaaaaaattattttttaaattcaaaaaaaatcattacGGGCTATGCCAAGGCACGACCCATCTTAAGGGGGCCCGATTGGCATGTGGGCCGAGTTGTGCCTGGCCCGCGGGCTATGCCAACCCAGGCCCTTATGGGCTGTGCCGGGCCTGGGCCATGGGCCGCAAAACTCCCAACCCAGTCTGACCCTCTTATATGTGTTGTGCCTGGCACGATCCATTATTGTAATAAGTGCATCATGCTAAATCAGGCCGTGTCATGGGCGGCCTGGTCTGGTGCCCATGTCTAATGCGATATCAACTGCAACCATCTTAACcatatctcaaaatattttgtattattttttaaaaaaattacaaaaatatcatCTCAATTTTAATCTATTTCACTTATATCCCtatactttaaaaagtatcaaattaaTCCTTCTAATTATCGAAATATTTTAATGTGGTCTAGCCGTCTATCTCCGTTAATGAAATGTTATCATATGGGTATcatataatatcattattttataaaatgataaaaatatctttatttccATCTcccctcctttcttctttctcctctccttCATCTTCATCCATTTCTTCTCCTCCATAGTGGCTCTTTCACCTTCGCCCATTCCTCCactgcctccccttcttctcctctctcttc from Elaeis guineensis isolate ETL-2024a chromosome 4, EG11, whole genome shotgun sequence includes these protein-coding regions:
- the LOC105043544 gene encoding LOW QUALITY PROTEIN: uncharacterized protein (The sequence of the model RefSeq protein was modified relative to this genomic sequence to represent the inferred CDS: inserted 1 base in 1 codon), which gives rise to MAATERNRAEPKSHSVFDLAPDFFDFCRLFRSGLPRLPPCAPSPPPEPGDASPTERSAGKEGEEKVDSKGAGRXGKEVAPRWTCNTCKAEFDSLQDQRSHFKSDLHRLNVKLSIAGKNTVKEEDFSELDGDSLFEDLDVSSISGSEDEFEEGSISNTGMLAKGREGVAQKLYFHLHSGDTVSVWRCLLLDESEDLQFRGNQSVHTGSAGYTSNIEEDKLIDKLKGLVCEPRDKTHLRIVLLISGGHFAGCVFDGNFIIAHKTFHRYVVRAKAGKKQSAKDATGKAANSAGSSLRRYNEAALKKEIQELLVTWKPYIDSSQCIFVHAPSKSRQMLFDVEKPQLRVQSCRHVPLTVHRPTLKEAKRVYYHLTCMAYEVNENTSREEDLPSYMGDHSSSMQQSNEMQSGKQLEIKETFSGSSSVAEYLPAKGDIVNPPSNRDESTPLHEAAKSGDAQRTLELLEQGLDPCNKDARGRTPYMLATEKEVRNTFRRFMALNLDKWDWQAANVPSPLTKEMEESQAAKQAEKDAKRKAKAKELKKVRKAKEKVKLQAQEALNRPPQSNEAMMISKEEEQRRALAAEREKRAAAAEKRIAALNACLANTTAAAAPSSADPKSGASITAAPPLHSEKKSGVSDITCSCCNASLAGKVPFHRYHYKYCSTSCMHVHREMLESGQT